A region from the Azospirillaceae bacterium genome encodes:
- a CDS encoding porin, producing MLKQTRTSSHGRTGVFLLTATCALLAGLPAHAESNSQEVQTLRAQLEAQMKVSQAIQARLDALEARETAAQTQVDATRVQSEQTAVQAATQAKTIAKLEASSNDNGSFTMVGGRPTFTAFGGKGTLQIGLQAQFDAASYFEDNASVKRSGIDLGDGVNARRIRIPFVFRYGDVTATVTPDFGGSPDGRQNSQYLYEANLAYTPFKNFTAALGYLQPNISLQDAPSSNDFMFMERPAIMDVERNIAAGDARAAVGARYFQDRFFVSAFLTGQSYGGQSTTTATSSTGTTGSVTTSISTTQPSNGQQTGGVIRVAGRPVYGEDYDVHLGFSGSRVFSMNQNDSNRLAQNIALSVQPELRIDANKLINTGSIPATGVTTWNPELGFRYKNFLVQGEYVGIDIDRQHQASAGLSGSSLTPNLSFSGAYIDASWVITGETRGYQAARGGFGGIKPAHPFNLETGDWGAFELVGRVSEIDLNSHVQRFTAAAVTGGVEGGIQDVVGLGLNWYPNEHLKFMADYQIVNVDKLSGSTLQNQTGLRYQAVGFRAQVAY from the coding sequence ATGTTGAAGCAAACGCGGACGTCCTCGCATGGGCGAACCGGCGTCTTCCTGTTGACCGCCACCTGCGCCCTGCTGGCCGGCCTGCCGGCCCACGCTGAGTCCAACAGCCAGGAAGTGCAGACCCTGCGCGCGCAGCTTGAGGCGCAGATGAAGGTCAGCCAGGCCATCCAGGCCCGCCTGGATGCGCTGGAGGCGCGTGAGACGGCAGCGCAGACGCAGGTCGACGCCACCCGGGTCCAGTCGGAACAGACGGCCGTCCAGGCGGCGACGCAGGCCAAGACCATCGCCAAGCTAGAGGCCAGCAGCAACGACAACGGCAGCTTCACCATGGTGGGTGGCCGTCCGACCTTCACCGCCTTCGGCGGCAAGGGCACGCTGCAGATCGGCCTTCAGGCGCAGTTCGACGCGGCCTCGTATTTCGAGGACAACGCCAGCGTCAAGCGCTCCGGCATCGACCTGGGCGACGGCGTGAACGCGCGGCGCATCCGCATCCCCTTCGTCTTCCGCTACGGCGACGTGACGGCCACGGTCACCCCGGACTTCGGCGGGTCGCCGGACGGCCGCCAGAACAGCCAGTACCTGTATGAGGCCAACCTGGCCTATACGCCGTTCAAGAACTTCACGGCGGCCCTGGGTTACCTGCAGCCCAACATCAGCCTTCAGGATGCGCCCAGTTCCAACGACTTCATGTTCATGGAACGTCCGGCCATCATGGACGTGGAACGTAACATCGCCGCCGGCGACGCCCGCGCCGCCGTGGGCGCCCGTTACTTCCAGGACCGCTTCTTCGTGTCGGCCTTCCTGACCGGCCAGTCCTATGGCGGCCAGTCCACCACCACCGCGACCTCCTCCACCGGCACCACCGGTTCGGTCACCACCTCCATCTCCACGACGCAGCCGTCCAACGGCCAGCAGACCGGCGGTGTGATCCGTGTGGCGGGCCGCCCCGTCTATGGCGAGGATTACGACGTCCACCTGGGCTTCAGCGGATCCCGGGTGTTCAGCATGAACCAGAATGACAGCAACCGCCTGGCGCAGAACATCGCCCTGTCGGTGCAGCCGGAACTGCGCATCGACGCGAACAAGCTGATCAATACCGGTTCCATCCCCGCCACCGGCGTCACCACCTGGAACCCGGAACTGGGCTTCCGCTACAAGAACTTCCTGGTGCAGGGCGAGTATGTCGGCATCGACATCGACCGCCAGCACCAAGCCAGCGCCGGCCTCAGCGGTTCCAGCCTGACGCCCAACCTCAGCTTCTCCGGCGCCTACATCGACGCGTCCTGGGTCATCACGGGTGAGACCCGCGGCTACCAGGCGGCGCGTGGCGGCTTCGGCGGCATCAAGCCGGCCCATCCCTTCAACCTGGAAACGGGTGACTGGGGCGCCTTCGAACTGGTGGGCCGGGTCAGCGAGATCGACCTGAACAGCCACGTCCAGCGCTTTACCGCCGCCGCCGTCACCGGCGGTGTCGAAGGCGGCATCCAGGACGTGGTGGGCCTGGGCCTGAACTGGTACCCGAACGAGCACCTGAAGTTCATGGCCGACTACCAGATCGTGAACGTGGACAAGCTCAGCGGCAGCACGCTGCAGAACCAGACCGGCCTGCGCTACCAGGCCGTGGGCTTCCGCGCCCAGGTCGCGTACTAA
- a CDS encoding DUF2589 domain-containing protein — MIEFSDLVSALHVSVQQAGEALSRANLRTFEQYFVDRKKPDDAQAILQGALAEATTLSETGAPADALRRLASSLAAASTALEESSEALRPKVVAIDYPMVTKDGPTVHTVHVPLIALAPFAGVQLSKLTFKTDLDVQTSDEGKLQVAFVSSAPAERSATEGADRDVATRTSNTSIEIVIESVPTPDGLRKVIEGYERALRAQIPG; from the coding sequence ATGATTGAGTTTTCCGATCTGGTTTCGGCCCTTCACGTCAGCGTCCAGCAGGCGGGGGAGGCCCTCAGCCGCGCGAATTTGCGAACGTTCGAACAGTACTTTGTCGACAGGAAGAAGCCCGACGACGCCCAAGCCATTCTTCAGGGCGCCCTTGCCGAGGCCACGACCTTGTCGGAAACAGGGGCGCCGGCGGACGCCCTTCGCCGCCTGGCGTCGTCCTTGGCGGCCGCGTCCACCGCCTTGGAGGAAAGCAGCGAGGCGCTGCGTCCCAAAGTTGTGGCCATCGACTATCCGATGGTCACCAAGGATGGTCCCACCGTTCATACGGTGCATGTGCCGCTTATCGCCCTGGCGCCATTCGCCGGCGTCCAGCTTTCCAAGCTGACATTCAAAACCGACCTGGATGTGCAAACGAGCGATGAAGGCAAGTTGCAGGTCGCCTTCGTCTCCTCCGCTCCGGCGGAACGGTCTGCCACCGAGGGTGCCGATCGGGATGTGGCGACGCGCACGTCCAACACATCCATCGAGATCGTCATTGAAAGTGTGCCCACCCCCGATGGCCTACGGAAGGTCATTGAGGGCTATGAACGGGCGCTGCGCGCCCAAATTCCGGGATGA
- a CDS encoding DUF2589 domain-containing protein has translation MTTEPPLISMAEQFTGLPMQALIGGPLNAAAEANSMMAVTQTRFLLDTAFARETTSGVDTYKPIMIKMTLTRGVLVPVNPDQPPPLDVIIKEVTTTFDLPLLTILPLNSLAVDDVTINFDMEVKSSYSDVTSQKTEEKVATAGSFSAKVGYGIFSAEISGSASYDRTSSSGRDTHYEKSNSARYGVSVHAGQLPLPEGVKTIITAFTNAISPITMPVLPPTPAGVS, from the coding sequence ATGACGACCGAGCCCCCTCTGATATCGATGGCCGAGCAGTTCACGGGTTTGCCGATGCAGGCGCTGATCGGCGGCCCCCTCAACGCGGCCGCCGAGGCCAACAGCATGATGGCGGTCACCCAGACCCGCTTCCTGTTGGATACCGCCTTCGCGCGGGAGACGACCAGCGGGGTCGACACCTATAAACCGATCATGATCAAGATGACCCTCACCCGGGGCGTGCTGGTGCCGGTGAACCCTGATCAGCCTCCTCCGCTGGACGTGATCATCAAAGAGGTGACAACCACCTTTGACCTGCCTTTGCTGACCATCCTGCCACTGAATTCACTGGCGGTGGATGACGTCACCATCAACTTCGACATGGAAGTGAAGTCGAGCTATTCCGACGTCACCAGCCAGAAGACGGAGGAGAAGGTCGCCACCGCCGGCAGTTTCAGCGCCAAGGTGGGATACGGCATCTTTTCCGCGGAAATTTCGGGCAGCGCCAGCTATGACCGCACCTCGTCAAGCGGGCGCGACACGCACTACGAAAAAAGCAATTCGGCACGATATGGGGTCAGCGTCCATGCGGGACAACTGCCGCTGCCCGAGGGCGTGAAGACCATCATCACGGCGTTCACCAACGCCATTTCGCCCATCACCATGCCCGTGCTGCCCCCAACACCGGCTGGCGTCAGCTGA
- a CDS encoding MBL fold metallo-hydrolase, with translation MSGALRVRILGCGGSGGVPMVGNIWGDCDPAEPRNRRRRAAILLETESTTVLIDTGPEMREQLIDAQVGRMDAVVYTHAHADHAHGIDDLRQVNWMTNKPLPIYADPINLDQLLERFDYCFKPQDRPDWFPRPCLVPNLITGPFSIGDIEFIPFHQEHGRFPSLGFRIGNFAYSTDVVHLDDKAWSILEGVDTWIVDATRIEPHPVHAHLDLALSWIERLKPRRAYLTHMNHTMDYRSLMATLPPGVEPAYDGLVLEMA, from the coding sequence GTGAGCGGCGCCTTGCGGGTACGCATCCTGGGCTGCGGCGGATCCGGCGGCGTGCCCATGGTCGGCAACATCTGGGGGGATTGCGACCCGGCAGAGCCGCGCAACCGTCGCCGCCGCGCCGCCATCCTGCTGGAAACCGAAAGCACCACGGTGCTGATCGACACCGGGCCGGAGATGCGCGAGCAGTTGATCGATGCCCAGGTCGGCCGCATGGACGCCGTGGTCTACACCCACGCCCATGCCGACCATGCCCACGGCATCGATGACCTGCGGCAGGTCAACTGGATGACCAACAAGCCGCTGCCCATCTACGCCGATCCGATCAACCTGGATCAGTTGCTGGAGCGGTTCGACTATTGCTTCAAGCCGCAGGACCGGCCCGACTGGTTTCCGCGGCCCTGCCTGGTGCCGAACTTGATCACCGGGCCCTTCAGCATCGGGGATATCGAGTTCATTCCCTTCCACCAGGAACACGGGCGTTTCCCCAGCCTGGGCTTCCGCATCGGTAACTTCGCCTATTCCACCGACGTGGTGCACCTGGACGACAAGGCCTGGAGCATCCTGGAGGGCGTGGACACCTGGATCGTGGACGCGACCCGGATAGAGCCGCATCCCGTACATGCGCATCTGGACCTGGCGCTCAGCTGGATCGAACGGCTGAAACCCCGCCGCGCCTATCTGACCCACATGAACCACACCATGGACTACCGCAGCCTGATGGCGACGCTGCCTCCGGGCGTGGAGCCCGCCTATGACGGGTTGGTGCTGGAGATGGCGTGA
- a CDS encoding TatD family hydrolase, translating to MPDGLIHKPFLIDSHCHLDFPDFAEQRDAVVERARAAGVGAMLTICTHLSRFEQVHAVAQAYPDVWCTVGVHPHQALEEQELCTVEKLRELAAYPKVVGLGETGLDYYYNKSPQEVQEASFRAHLAVARETGLPVIIHTRDADEDMIRILREEGGSEGKLRGLLHCFSSSPELGRQALEIGLHISFSGIVTFKKSDELREFAREVPLERMLVETDAPFLAPVPMRGKTNEPSFVAHTARLLAEVKGMDPADLARATSDTMLKLFNRIPPAECGTFVAGFPA from the coding sequence ATGCCCGATGGTCTCATCCACAAGCCCTTCCTGATCGACAGCCACTGCCATCTGGATTTCCCGGATTTCGCGGAACAGCGGGACGCGGTGGTGGAACGGGCGCGCGCCGCCGGCGTGGGCGCCATGCTGACCATCTGCACCCACCTCAGCCGTTTTGAGCAGGTGCACGCGGTGGCGCAGGCCTATCCCGACGTCTGGTGCACGGTGGGCGTCCACCCCCACCAGGCGCTGGAGGAGCAGGAACTGTGCACGGTGGAGAAGCTGCGCGAACTGGCGGCGTACCCCAAGGTGGTGGGGCTGGGTGAGACCGGCCTGGACTATTATTACAACAAGAGCCCGCAAGAGGTGCAGGAGGCCAGCTTTCGCGCCCACCTGGCCGTGGCGCGGGAAACCGGCCTGCCCGTCATCATCCACACCCGCGACGCCGATGAGGACATGATCCGTATCCTGCGGGAGGAGGGCGGGTCGGAGGGCAAGCTGCGCGGCCTGCTGCACTGCTTCAGTTCCAGCCCCGAACTGGGGCGGCAGGCGCTGGAGATCGGCCTGCACATCTCCTTCAGCGGCATCGTCACCTTCAAGAAGTCGGACGAACTGCGCGAATTCGCCCGGGAGGTGCCGCTGGAGCGCATGCTGGTGGAAACCGACGCGCCCTTCCTGGCGCCGGTGCCCATGCGCGGCAAGACCAATGAACCCTCGTTCGTGGCCCACACCGCCCGCCTGCTGGCGGAGGTGAAGGGCATGGACCCGGCCGACCTGGCGCGGGCCACCAGCGACACCATGCTGAAACTGTTCAACCGCATCCCGCCGGCCGAATGCGGCACCTTCGTCGCGGGGTTCCCGGCGTGA
- the metG gene encoding methionine--tRNA ligase: MSGRPPFYITTPIYYVNDVPHIGHAYTTIACDVMARFKRLDGYDVKFLTGTDEHGQKVEKSAKAAGIDPQAFTDKVSQNFRDLAGLLNISNDDFIRTTEPRHVKAVQALWQKLVDNGEIYLGSYAGWYSVRDEAYYGEDELRTDEQGRKFGPTGAECEWVEESSYFFRLSAWGDRLLALYEANPDFILPAGKRNEVLSFVKGGLKDLSVSRTTFDWGIPVPGDDKHIMYVWLDALANYITAVGYPQTGEGTPYATYWPGAMHMVGKDILRFHTVYWPAFLMAAGLQPPRRVFAHGWWTVEGEKMSKSLGNVVAPAELLEKYGLDQTRYFLMREIPFGNDGDFSRRAMVTRINSELANGYGNLAQRFLSIIQKNCGAVVPTPGEFTEADNTLLTAARGLVATLRTELDVQAFHRALDALWVVVGDANRYIDEQAPWALKKTDPARMATVLYVLAETVRHIAIVTQPFMPNAMAKVLDLLAVPEDARDFGSLDKALVPGTSLPAPQGVFPRHVEDVEATA; encoded by the coding sequence ATGTCCGGGCGTCCGCCCTTCTACATCACCACGCCGATCTATTACGTGAACGACGTGCCGCACATCGGCCACGCCTACACGACGATCGCCTGCGACGTGATGGCCCGCTTCAAGCGTCTGGACGGCTACGACGTCAAGTTCCTGACCGGCACGGATGAGCACGGCCAGAAGGTGGAGAAGTCGGCCAAGGCCGCCGGCATCGACCCGCAGGCCTTCACCGACAAGGTGTCGCAGAACTTCCGCGACCTGGCCGGGCTGCTGAACATCTCCAACGACGATTTCATCCGCACGACCGAGCCCCGCCATGTGAAGGCGGTGCAGGCCCTGTGGCAGAAGCTGGTGGACAACGGCGAGATTTACCTGGGTTCCTACGCCGGCTGGTATTCCGTCCGCGATGAGGCCTATTACGGCGAGGACGAGCTGCGCACCGATGAGCAGGGCCGCAAGTTCGGCCCCACGGGTGCGGAGTGCGAGTGGGTGGAGGAGTCCAGCTACTTCTTCCGGCTGAGCGCCTGGGGCGACCGCCTGCTGGCCCTGTATGAGGCCAACCCGGACTTCATCCTGCCGGCCGGCAAGCGCAACGAGGTGCTGAGCTTCGTCAAGGGCGGCCTGAAGGACCTGTCGGTCAGCCGCACCACCTTCGACTGGGGCATCCCGGTCCCGGGCGACGACAAGCACATCATGTACGTCTGGCTGGACGCCCTGGCCAACTACATCACCGCCGTGGGCTATCCGCAGACGGGGGAGGGCACGCCCTACGCCACGTACTGGCCGGGCGCCATGCACATGGTGGGCAAGGACATCCTGCGTTTCCACACCGTCTACTGGCCGGCCTTCCTGATGGCCGCCGGTTTGCAGCCGCCGCGCCGCGTCTTCGCCCACGGCTGGTGGACCGTGGAAGGCGAGAAGATGTCCAAGTCGCTGGGCAACGTGGTGGCGCCGGCTGAGCTGCTGGAAAAGTACGGCCTGGACCAGACCCGCTATTTCCTGATGCGCGAGATCCCGTTCGGCAACGACGGCGACTTCTCCCGCCGCGCCATGGTCACCCGCATCAACAGCGAACTGGCCAACGGCTACGGCAACCTGGCGCAGCGGTTCCTGTCCATCATCCAGAAGAACTGCGGGGCGGTGGTGCCGACGCCGGGTGAGTTCACGGAGGCTGACAACACCCTGCTGACCGCCGCGCGCGGCCTGGTGGCGACCTTGCGCACCGAACTGGACGTGCAGGCCTTCCACCGTGCCCTGGACGCCCTGTGGGTGGTGGTGGGCGACGCCAACCGCTACATCGACGAACAGGCCCCCTGGGCGCTGAAGAAGACCGATCCGGCGCGCATGGCCACGGTGCTGTACGTGCTGGCCGAGACGGTGCGCCACATCGCCATCGTGACCCAGCCCTTCATGCCCAACGCCATGGCCAAGGTGCTGGACCTGTTGGCCGTGCCGGAAGACGCCCGCGATTTCGGCAGCCTGGATAAGGCGCTGGTGCCCGGCACGTCGCTGCCCGCCCCCCAGGGCGTGTTCCCCCGCCATGTCGAGGATGTGGAGGCGACCGCCTGA
- a CDS encoding DNA polymerase III subunit delta', with amino-acid sequence MAAPAFDRESVPAPLATHDLMGHAAAEQTLLKAATGGRLHHAWLIGGPPGIGKATLAYRFARFLLSGGAETQDDGLFGAPPPPTSLYVSPENPIARRMASGGHGDLLTIQRTWDEKRKRFKRDLPVDEVRRIAPFMRLTAAEGGWRIVVVDGADQMNTSGQNAILKILEEPPPRALILLVADNPGALLPTIRSRTRTLMLEPLATTTVRSLVNRMMPDLEMGDAAALTTLSDGSIGRGLDLAAAGGLDLYRVVLGVMDTLPRLDLAAAHALADQVGRAGQDTVWETTTDLLLWWLARFNRALARGVAAPEIVEGEAALMERLSFAARRDRALDRWMEVWDNVNRLFAKAEGANLDRKQVMLSALRTIEAAAS; translated from the coding sequence ATGGCCGCCCCCGCCTTCGACCGCGAAAGCGTGCCCGCGCCCCTCGCCACGCACGACCTGATGGGCCATGCGGCGGCGGAGCAGACCCTGCTGAAGGCCGCCACCGGCGGGCGCCTGCACCATGCCTGGCTGATCGGCGGGCCGCCCGGCATCGGCAAGGCCACCCTGGCCTATCGTTTCGCCCGCTTCCTGCTGTCCGGCGGGGCGGAGACGCAGGACGACGGCCTGTTCGGCGCCCCGCCGCCGCCCACCAGCCTGTACGTCTCGCCCGAGAATCCCATCGCCCGGCGCATGGCGTCCGGCGGCCACGGCGACCTGCTGACCATCCAGCGCACCTGGGATGAGAAGCGCAAGCGCTTCAAGCGCGACCTGCCGGTGGATGAGGTGCGGCGCATCGCCCCCTTCATGCGCCTGACGGCGGCGGAGGGCGGCTGGCGCATCGTCGTGGTGGACGGCGCCGACCAGATGAACACCAGCGGCCAGAACGCCATCCTGAAGATCCTGGAGGAGCCGCCGCCCCGGGCGCTGATCCTGCTGGTGGCGGACAATCCGGGCGCCTTGCTGCCCACCATCCGCTCGCGCACCCGCACCCTGATGCTGGAGCCCCTGGCCACTACCACGGTGCGCAGCCTGGTCAACCGCATGATGCCGGATCTGGAGATGGGCGACGCCGCCGCCCTGACCACCCTGTCGGACGGCAGCATCGGCCGGGGCCTGGACCTGGCGGCCGCCGGCGGGCTGGATCTCTACCGCGTGGTGCTGGGCGTGATGGACACGCTGCCCCGCCTGGACCTGGCCGCCGCCCATGCCCTGGCCGACCAGGTGGGCCGCGCCGGCCAGGACACGGTGTGGGAGACCACGACCGACCTGCTGCTGTGGTGGCTGGCCCGCTTCAACCGCGCCCTGGCACGCGGCGTGGCCGCACCCGAGATCGTGGAGGGCGAGGCCGCCCTGATGGAACGCCTGTCCTTCGCCGCGCGCCGGGATCGTGCGCTTGATCGGTGGATGGAGGTATGGGACAACGTCAACCGCCTGTTCGCCAAGGCGGAAGGCGCCAATCTCGATCGCAAGCAGGTGATGTTGAGCGCGCTGCGCACGATCGAGGCGGCGGCGTCCTGA
- the tmk gene encoding dTMP kinase: protein MAAGRFITLEGGEGAGKSTQIRLLAHALAGRGLEVVTTREPGGGSDGAAAIRGLLVAGDTPWQRLTEALLHNAARHENVEALVRPALARGAWVLCDRYVDSTVAYQGYAMGVDRQILADLHRLSTGGLMPDLTLVLDLPVEAGLARAGSRPGAEDRYERMGVAFHERLRQGFLDIAANDPARCAVIDATGDIGTVQARLLETVATRLLAGGA from the coding sequence ATGGCCGCCGGGCGTTTCATCACCCTGGAAGGCGGGGAGGGGGCGGGCAAGTCCACCCAGATCCGCCTGCTGGCCCACGCCCTGGCGGGCCGGGGGCTGGAGGTGGTGACGACGCGCGAGCCCGGCGGCGGTTCCGACGGCGCGGCCGCCATCCGTGGCCTGCTGGTGGCGGGCGACACCCCCTGGCAGCGCCTGACGGAGGCGCTGCTGCACAACGCCGCCCGGCACGAGAATGTCGAGGCGCTGGTGCGTCCGGCCCTGGCCCGGGGCGCCTGGGTGCTGTGCGACCGTTATGTCGACAGCACCGTGGCCTATCAGGGCTATGCCATGGGCGTGGACCGCCAGATCCTGGCCGACCTGCACCGCCTGTCCACCGGTGGCCTGATGCCCGACCTGACCCTGGTGCTGGACCTGCCGGTCGAGGCCGGCCTGGCCCGTGCCGGCAGCCGGCCGGGGGCGGAAGACCGGTATGAGCGCATGGGGGTCGCGTTCCACGAGCGCCTGCGCCAGGGTTTCCTGGATATCGCCGCCAACGATCCCGCGCGCTGCGCCGTGATCGACGCCACCGGCGATATCGGGACGGTCCAGGCACGATTGCTGGAAACCGTGGCGACGCGCCTGCTGGCGGGGGGCGCTTGA
- a CDS encoding D-alanyl-D-alanine carboxypeptidase → MELKVLATRGAVRKAAPVMGMLIGLLGGLLGSAAHAATIDTEARQAILMDADTGTVLFAKNADQHMPTSSMSKVMTMYMVFDRLKNGKLSLEDTLPVSRRAWDLGGAKTEGSTMYLPLGANVKVEDLIRGVLVQSGNDATIVLAEGLGGTEEAFCRNMTKRAHDMGMNDSNFTNAAGLPDANHYSSAHDLAVLAIHTIHDFPEYYHYFSELEFTYNKIKQGNRNPLLYRNMGVDGLKTGHTEAGGYGLIASAKRGDRRLVLVMNGLTSMQSRADEPARVLEWGFHEFDDYALFKAGETVDTLPVSLGTADSVPVTIAKELKITLTNEQRRGMKVAVESNLPLAAPVAKGAVVATLRITAPDLQTVEIPLEAAADVPRKGLFGRMGAGLHRMLFGS, encoded by the coding sequence ATGGAACTGAAGGTTTTGGCGACGCGCGGCGCCGTCAGGAAAGCCGCCCCGGTGATGGGCATGCTGATAGGGCTGCTGGGTGGTCTGCTGGGGTCGGCGGCGCACGCCGCCACCATCGATACCGAAGCCCGCCAGGCCATCCTGATGGATGCCGACACCGGTACCGTCCTGTTCGCCAAGAACGCCGACCAGCACATGCCGACGTCGTCGATGAGCAAGGTCATGACCATGTACATGGTCTTCGACCGGCTGAAGAACGGCAAGCTGTCGCTGGAGGACACCCTGCCGGTCAGCCGGCGCGCCTGGGACCTGGGCGGCGCCAAGACCGAAGGCTCCACCATGTACCTGCCGCTGGGCGCCAACGTGAAGGTGGAGGATCTGATCCGCGGCGTGCTGGTGCAGTCCGGCAACGATGCCACCATCGTCCTGGCCGAGGGCCTGGGCGGCACGGAGGAAGCCTTCTGCCGCAACATGACCAAGCGCGCCCACGACATGGGCATGAACGACAGCAACTTCACCAACGCCGCCGGCCTGCCCGACGCCAACCACTATTCGTCGGCGCATGACCTGGCCGTCCTGGCCATCCACACCATCCACGACTTCCCCGAGTACTATCACTATTTCTCGGAGCTGGAGTTCACCTACAACAAGATCAAGCAGGGCAACCGCAACCCGCTGCTGTACCGCAACATGGGCGTGGACGGCCTGAAGACCGGCCATACCGAGGCCGGCGGCTATGGCCTGATCGCCTCCGCCAAGCGCGGCGACCGCCGCCTGGTGCTGGTGATGAACGGCCTGACCAGCATGCAGAGCCGTGCCGATGAGCCCGCCCGCGTGCTGGAATGGGGCTTCCATGAGTTCGACGACTACGCCCTGTTCAAGGCGGGCGAAACGGTGGACACCCTGCCGGTGTCGCTGGGTACCGCTGACAGCGTGCCGGTCACCATCGCCAAGGAACTGAAGATCACCCTGACGAACGAACAGCGCCGGGGCATGAAGGTGGCGGTGGAAAGTAACCTGCCGCTGGCCGCCCCCGTGGCCAAGGGTGCCGTCGTCGCCACCCTGCGCATCACCGCGCCCGACCTGCAGACGGTGGAAATCCCGCTGGAGGCCGCCGCCGACGTGCCGCGCAAGGGCCTGTTCGGCCGCATGGGCGCCGGCCTGCACCGCATGCTGTTCGGCAGCTGA
- a CDS encoding septal ring lytic transglycosylase RlpA family protein, translating into MTYRLVKTGAWAGLSLGALLMAGCAHKQEAPPPAVSIKTPAPAAVAGQPTYKVGQPYQIGGIWYYPRADYDYDQTGIASWYGPGFHQERTANGETFDQNELTAAHQTLPMPSLVRVTNLDNGRSIVVRINDRGPFAAGRIIDLSRRSAQLLGMEQAGTAKVRVQILADESRAIAAAAMQSGGAQVALNEPAAAAPVPTTMADGSPVPKAAPRPSVTVQGQALAPAKPATPAPAIAAPTTIPGTTEPDGRFLPAPVVEQVAVGPGVKRIYVQAGSFTLYDNANKLRARLAGIGKSFLAPTMVNGTQFFRVRVGPLDTPEQADQVLAQVVADGNNGARVIVE; encoded by the coding sequence GTGACGTATCGCCTCGTGAAGACCGGGGCGTGGGCCGGCCTGTCGCTGGGCGCGCTGCTGATGGCCGGCTGCGCCCATAAGCAGGAGGCGCCGCCGCCCGCCGTCTCCATCAAGACGCCGGCGCCGGCCGCCGTGGCGGGCCAGCCGACCTACAAGGTGGGCCAGCCCTACCAGATCGGCGGCATCTGGTATTATCCGCGCGCCGACTACGACTATGACCAGACCGGTATCGCCAGCTGGTACGGCCCGGGTTTCCACCAGGAACGCACCGCCAATGGCGAGACCTTCGACCAGAATGAGCTGACGGCGGCGCACCAGACGCTGCCCATGCCCAGCCTGGTGCGGGTGACCAACCTGGACAACGGCCGGTCCATCGTCGTGCGCATCAACGACCGCGGCCCCTTCGCCGCCGGCCGCATCATCGACCTGTCGCGCCGCTCCGCCCAGTTGCTGGGCATGGAACAGGCGGGCACGGCCAAGGTGCGGGTGCAGATCCTGGCGGACGAAAGCCGCGCCATCGCCGCCGCCGCCATGCAGTCCGGCGGCGCCCAGGTGGCCTTGAACGAGCCGGCCGCCGCCGCGCCGGTGCCCACCACCATGGCCGACGGCAGCCCCGTGCCCAAGGCGGCCCCGCGTCCCAGCGTGACGGTGCAGGGCCAGGCCCTGGCCCCGGCCAAGCCCGCGACGCCGGCGCCCGCCATCGCCGCCCCCACCACCATCCCCGGCACGACGGAACCGGACGGCCGCTTCCTGCCGGCCCCGGTGGTGGAGCAGGTGGCGGTGGGCCCGGGCGTGAAGCGCATCTACGTCCAGGCCGGGTCCTTCACCCTGTACGACAACGCCAACAAGCTGCGCGCCCGCCTGGCCGGCATCGGCAAGTCCTTCCTGGCGCCGACCATGGTGAACGGGACGCAGTTCTTCCGCGTCCGCGTCGGCCCGCTGGACACCCCGGAACAGGCCGACCAGGTGCTGGCCCAGGTGGTGGCCGACGGCAACAACGGCGCCCGCGTCATCGTCGAGTGA